The genomic window ttcttttttaaagcatattttgcttttgtttcacttaaatttttttgatgTATCTCCCCCCGCTACCCCAACTGTTCCTTTAGAACAAATCCTGTTTAAATAGGAGAAAGCTAATTCGGCCAGAGAAAGTCTGACCTTTTAGGCAGTGTTCTCTAGCCATCCGTGGCCCCCCACTCCTGCAGAGTCTCCCCCCTTTGTTGGCCCATCTGGGTCCCTTTGCTTTAGTTCCCCACATTTACTTGGATCCCTTTCTCTTGGTTCCCCCCGCAGCCCCTCAAACACACAGGTCAGTTTCCCCCCACCTGCCCCAGAAAGGCAGGGAGTCGGGGAGTGCATTTCTGGCATTCACAATTCTCTGAACAAATACCCCCCTTGTGATTTAATTTATAGAGGAATCCCCAGATAAGGAAGCTCCTTCTCAGTATTTGAACCCATACCTTCTCAATTCTGAGACTGGCTCCTCCATGACCTTGTTCTCCATGGACCTAGGGTCCAAGGTTGGCCAGCTCTGCACCATCTTCAAAAGAGGGTCCACCTGGTGTGAGGAGGTGCCAACTTTTGTCCCTGTCTCAGAACTCTGGAGGCCATTTGAACCCAtcttcccttttacagatgaagaaactgaggctgggagaagtttgagtgactagcccagggtcaggTAGTGAGGATGGAGTTGCTAATTGAACCCAGGGCCACAGCCTCCACACAGAGGCAGGTCAGTCTGGCCCCCTTTCCACACCAGGTGTCTTGTTTGTTTGGAGGAGCGATAGCCCAAAAAAATCTCAACTCCATTGAACCTAAAGGACCAGGGGACACATTTACCCTCATCCCCCCCACAGAACACCAGGGAAGGGTCAGGCCCCTCCAGAGACAGGTAGGGGCTCAGGATACCCGATCCTTTTGCTTCTTTCAGATCTGCACTGATATCCGCCTCCTGGCTAACCTCAAGGAACTAGAGGAGCCCTTTGAGAAGCAGCAGATTGGTGAGTGTCGGggctttggggtgggggaggggaggcccaCCTGGGGAACATTTCAGAGTGGCTTCCACCAAATGGATTGTGTTTGTGTTCTAAGGGGTCCTAAGCTAACTCAGCCCTGGCCTGAGAGCCAAGGTCTCGGTGGCTGTGAGATTCAGGAGTGGGCTGTTGGTGGGTAGCATTGCCCAGAACTCTTTAAGAGCAAGGTCTCCAGGCCCCCAGGCTCTTGTATTGGGAAGATCTGGCTGGGGGCCAGGGAGCTCTTTGGTCTGAGCCCCACCTGAACTTCTCCCTGGGTAGGGAATGCGGCCCCTTGCTGCTGTGCCAGACTGGGGAGGGTGACATCTGGGCCCATTGCTGATCAAACAATGGGCAGACCAGGGTTGAGTTGATGGTTTGgacttttctttctgttcctccATGTCTGAAGCACCCATTCAGATGCCCATGGCAAATGGGGCCCTCTGGCCTAGTTACTCTTCACAGGCTGTTTAATTAAAAGCCTGTGGATTCTGAACCCTATCCTCGTCCCACGCCCCTCTTGGTTATGCGGGGGCTCCTGGTCTGGGTCATGTGGGGTCACTATAATGAATGATCTTGTTTATATTGAGTGACCTCCGGGATATTTGGCCTCTGGTCTGGTTGCAGAATGGCCATCCCCCTGCTTGCTTCTTCAGTGCCTCCTGACCAGGAGCTGGTGGGCAGGATTGGAGCCTCTGTTCAGGGGAAAGTCCCTCCCGTGGGGCCTCGCATCTCCCCTGGCTCCTGGTTTAGGTGTGTCTGGGCCAGCCATCAGCACCCCCAACTCTTGAGAGACTCAACCTTAGTCACTGTGTCCTTTGGGGGCTGAAGCCAGTGGGAGCCGGTTCCCCGGCTGCTTGCCTGCCCGCAAAGGGGCCTGCCACAGCCATGCCAAGCCAGGATCTTTCTTGGCCCTCAGTAGCCACGGGGAGTCATAGCTAGTCACGTGGGAGGTTGGTCTGCTGGACACCCTGAAACATGGCTACTCAACTTGTGACAGTGAAGCGAGGGCAGGCCCTCCTTCTCTCCTGTCTGAGAGAAGGTGCTTTGGGGACTCAGAGCCCTTGCCTCTGCTCCTCAGCTGAGGGGGCCACCTCTTATCAGTCTTATCAGTGTTCTCGATGGAAGGCCAGACCCCCCCCACTGCCCTGACCTCCCTTTTCTTCCATTGTTGTGGAGGCAGGCTCCAGTGCAATGCCGTACAAGCGAAACCCCATGCGCTGTGAGCGCTGCTGCAGCCTGGCCCGCCACCTGATGACGCTTGTCATGGATCCGCTACAGACGGCCTCTGTGCAGTGGCTGGAGCGCACACTGGATGACAGTGCCAACAGGTTTCCAACTCACTTTTTCCCTAGGGGTTTGGGGGTGCCAGGGGGCAACAGGCAGTGGTTGTGGTGGCTCTCAGGGGCTGGGCCACAAGACTGCATTAACGTGGTGGTTTTTCTCCAGGCGTTTGTGTTTGGCAGAAGCCTTTCTCACAGCAGACACCATCCTGAACACGCTGCAGAACATTTCTGAGGGGCTAGTGGTGTACCCCAAGGTAAGAGGCCCCAGTAGGGAGAGGAAAtttggaggagaggaagggaggagaaaatcCAAGCTCCCCCAGAATCCCGGGCAGCAGCCCAGGAGGAGAGCCAGGCTCGAAGGCTGCCTGCTCCCCACTGGGTCAGGACTCCCCCCCCCCCGAGGCTGTGGCTGAACCAGTGGGTACCCACCCCTGTAGCTTTCATTGAGGCAGAACATCTGTTGCTGGTGCTGAGGTCTGGGTTTGGCCCATCCCGGGAAGGGAGCCTCGGGTCAGGGCCCACTTCAGATCAAGGCTGACTGCGTCTGGAAACCAGACCCCTTCTTCCCTTGCTGTCCCCAGCCCAGAGAACCCCTGCTCTGGTCCTCTGGGAGGACCCTCCTCTCAGGCGAGTATCCTTATACGGCCTGTTTGTCTCCAGATGTACCTGCTACATTTCCCATCCCTTGGTGCCAGGattgaagaagggagggaaggagggaaagaaggccCGTGGCCAGTGTGCTGCCCACAGCCCCTCTCTTAGACCAGTGCCTCTCCCGCCTTCCCACAGACAGGCCTGCCCTGGTGTTCACCCCCTTTATGTCTCTGTTGGCACTGGGGTGGCATTAGCACCAGCCTCTTGTATCCGTATCTGACCCTGGCGCTGCCCGGCCTTAGCGACAGCACctgcttcattttctcttttagtgGCTGCCAGGAGGGCCCTTACAGTTGGAGGGGGGTGATCACCAGACACCCTAGGAGAGCTGTCATCAGGACACCAGGGTAGTCTTCAGAAGGAGACCCCAAGGCCATCCATGGCTGGGAATACACCTCagactcactcattctccctctccAGGTCATTGAGCGTCGCATTCTGCAGGAGCTGCCTTTCATGGCTACAGAGAACATCATTATGGCCATGGTGAAGGCAGGAGGCAGCCGCCAGGTGTGTGGCCCTTGGGCCGCCCCTCCCCTGGGCCCTTTCCCTGCGGAGAAGGAGGGAGGTGCAGGAGCACGGGTCGGGTGACTTTCTGAGATGGGGAGTGAGCTGGGGAACGTTGCCTGAACGGTGGCCAGGTGGGTGGGAGGAGAGGATCTTGGAGCAGGGTGAGCCCGTGTCCCGTGCCACCCAGCGGCTTCTCAGTAGATCCACCATTTGTCTTTGTCCTCCCAGGATTGCCACGAGAAAATCAGGGTGCTCTCTCAGCAAGCGGCAGCGGTGGTGAAGCAGGACGGGGGCGATAACGACCTCATTGCCCGCATCCAGGCCGAACCGTACTTTGGCCCCATTCACGCACAGCTGCAGCATTTGCTCGATCCTTCCTCTTTCACTGGCCGTGCTGCCCAGCAGGTGATGCCTGTCTTTTGTGGGGTGGGCACAGTCCCCTTGGGGTGGGGGTCTTGGCTTCCCCTGCAGGACCTCCCCTTTCTTCTGCTGTGGGCTGGATGTgcttgggggaggagggagaggaaggggaggaggaaagaggtcTCTGAACCCGCCTGCCTGGCGATGCCCGCTCGGTGATTTCCAGCCTCGGTGCTGGGCCGCTCAGTCCGTGGGCACTGACGCCTTCTTCCTGCCTTCCCGGCTGGGGCAGGTGGAGAAGTTCCTGAAGGACGAGGTGCGGCCGCTCCTGGAGCCTTACCGGAGTCAGATGGACGTGAAAGTGGATCTGAACCTTTAAGCTGAAAAGTGAGGGAGAAGGAGAGCAAAGAAGGAAACCCAGCAGTTTGTGGAGCTACTTGGGAAGGGCGCGGCGCCCACCCCTAGGCGGCTTGTAGGAGGGCTTTCCCATTTCAGATCTGATcgctacaaaaataaaaatctcctcCATCATCATTTGTTCATTCCTGCAGTAACCCTGTTTTGAGCACCTGCTGTTTACCCAGCCAACAGCCCAAGGGACAGTCCAGGGTGCCGCGGGGTGGGAGGGGAGAGTTGTGAGGACCAGATGCGAGCTCCGCGTAGGAGGTAAATGCCACTGGAAATAAATACGAAGTTGGGGGCTCCGTGGGGCCTTCTCCTCTGGCTCACTTTGAGTCTGGAAGGGGTTCCACCAGGAGCTGGGGGGGTGGGTCTGTGGGCACAGTGAGGATAAGGCTCGGGGGGAGCCGTCTGCTCAGGATGGTTTGGGGGCCGACCCCGGCAACATAGTCGAAGGAGGCCTGAATTGGGAGCCAGTAAAGCCGGGGAGCTTGGGTCACTGCCCCTTGGGGGTTCCTTAGGCCTGTTGCCAGGGCTGCCATCTCTGCCCTGCAGGACTCACTGCTTCTAAAAGAGCATCTGGGGAACCAGGGAAGTGGGAGCAGGGCTGAATCGGGGGCTGGGGGTGCGAGGCCCCCAGTGTTGCCCTTGAAGTTCCACAATTCCCCGAGGTTTGGAGCCAAGTGTAGCAGCAGGGACAGCGAGGGTGGGCTCAGGCTGGCCCACCAAGCTACTCCCAGACCGCAGGCTGGGGATGGGCACGGGCCTGGCACTGGGGAGGTGCAAGATGGAGGGGTCAGGAAGCCTGGCATCTGTGCAGCATGGGGTGGTGGCCCCCAGGGTTTCCTCGTCTCGTGCCAGGCTCCGGCTTTGGTTTCCGGGGCCGGGCCGCCTCACTCCTCGGAGGGCACCTTGGGCAGGTAAGACCCCTGCGGCCACGCGTGGATGGTGCTGAGGCCCGCTCCCTGGCATCGCCCTGGCATCACCCTGGCATCCTGCGGGGCTGCCCCAGGCGGCCCGGGCgctaaggagaagggaggaggcgAGGCGGCTGAGTCTGCCTTTGAGGTGCTGAGTTGGTGGTTGGGGGTGCCCCGTGGGGGCTGGGGGCTCCCCACTCcactccatccccctcccctaaTAAACTCCCTggtcccctccctgcccccccagaGTAAGGCCCTCCATGCCAGACCCCCGCCCTACCCCTCCGCTCTGAGGGGTGGGCAAGGGAGGCAGACACCCCTGGTGCCCGGGGGTGCAGGGGGGTCCAGAGCGCCCCCAGAGCGGGAGGCCGCGGGGC from Macrotis lagotis isolate mMagLag1 chromosome 2, bilby.v1.9.chrom.fasta, whole genome shotgun sequence includes these protein-coding regions:
- the ADSL gene encoding adenylosuccinate lyase isoform X2, giving the protein MRQNLNNIDYRMAAEEEKRLRHDVMAHVHTFGHCCPKAAGIIHLGATSCYVGDNTDLITLKKAFDLLLPKLARVISRLADFATEHANLPTLGFTHFQPAQLTTVGKRCCLWIQDLCMDLERLTRARDDLRFRGVKGTTGTQASFLQLFEGDHQKVEELDRMVTEKAGFQRAFIVTGQTYTRKVDIEVLSVLASLGASVHKICTDIRLLANLKELEEPFEKQQIGSSAMPYKRNPMRCERCCSLARHLMTLVMDPLQTASVQWLERTLDDSANRRLCLAEAFLTADTILNTLQNISEGLVVYPKVIERRILQELPFMATENIIMAMVKAGGSRQDCHEKIRVLSQQAAAVVKQDGGDNDLIARIQAEPYFGPIHAQLQHLLDPSSFTGRAAQQVEKFLKDEVRPLLEPYRSQMDVKVDLNL